One window of the Nothobranchius furzeri strain GRZ-AD chromosome 3, NfurGRZ-RIMD1, whole genome shotgun sequence genome contains the following:
- the LOC139068984 gene encoding uncharacterized protein — MTKDSDYETIPGLEKVSATKPTPPTNISTKSGPDKERRLLRIGILILGLLCVTQAVLNVSLRLYSHSKQPNLNQSCFYHSKQLEEKYQALKTERDRLCSQLPTCDDQGFSGSGFMQDDFPIQV, encoded by the exons ATGACGAAGGACTCTGATTATGAGACTATTCCAGGGCTGGAAAAAGTCTCTGCAACCAAACCAACCCCACCAACAAACATATCAACTAAATCTGGACCTGACAAAG AGAGAAGACTTCTCAGAATAGGCATCTTAATCCTAGGATTGTTGTGTGTGACACAAGCTGTACTCAATGTGTCCCTACGACTCTACT CTCATTCAAAACAACCAAACTTGAACCAGTCCTGCTTCTACCACAGCaagcagctggaggagaaataTCAAGCATTGAAAACAGAAAGAGATCGCCTTTGCAGCCAACTACCTACATGTGATGACCAAGGTTTCTCTGGATCTGGGTTCATGCAAGATGATTTTCCTATCCAGGTTTAG